The window GTGTCTGAGAACCTCGTCTCCAACATGGTGCCCATAGTTGTCATTTATCGTCTTGAAGTGATCAAGGTCTGCAAAAAGTAGTGCGAAGCTTTCTTTCGTTCTGCTGCAGCGGTTGATTTCTCCGGAAAGTTTTTCAGTAAAAAGTAGGCGGTTTGGGAGTCCGGTTAGGGCGTCGAAATACGCGAGCTTGCGTAAACGTGTTTCGGCGAGAGTCATCTCCGTTGTGTCCTGAATAGTCAGAATATAGCCTCGCAATTCATCGCCATCCCATACTCCAGAGATGGAGAGCTTTAAGTGAGAGTGTATCTCGTTATTTGGGCCATATAGTCTGATTTCGGGGTTTTGGGTTTTACTCAGGGTGTGGAGTTGGTTTTCAATGCCCGCTAGTGTTGGGAGTCTCTCGGCTACCACATTGATTGTGGCGTTTTCGATGTCGAACTCTGTGGTGTTAAGTATGTCCAGTGCTGCCTGATTGAAAGAATGGATGGTAAGCGATGTGGTGAATCCCAGAATACCTATCTTTAATGGCTGGTCCAGGAAATTGCATGAAGCTGGAAGTGTTGATGATTCATCGTTCGCGGCCTCTGGCGGCGTGTGTGACAAAGGCAATTGCTGTTTAATGTGAAGGCCGAGGGCATTTTCCAGCTGTTGCTTGGATATGACAGTCAGTGCCCCGGAATCAAGGGCGTAAAAAGCGAGTTTGGAACTGTCAAATTTTGTGAGGGCTGTGTGCGCATGATCTGATGATCTGAATAACGGTAGATCGGTCTCCGTCACAGATCGGACTGTCATATCCCATAAATTCTTCTGCTGTTGTATGGAGTTGGAAATTGCTGTCCGTGTGACAACGCCTAGCGCTCTTCCTTCTTCATTCACGGTTAGAAAGTGGATATTGTCGTGACTTAGCGCTTCTAGTGCATTTAGGCATGATGCAGAAGCGGGAATTGGCTGTTGCATGCGAACTGTTGTGCCTAGAATATTGCCGAGGCTGGTTCGTTTTAGCTGGACGAGGGTATTAAGGCGAATGGTACATAGAGAACGCAAAGCGCCTGTTGGAAAGTTGATGATAATGTTGTCTACCGATTCAAGCAGCTGTTCTGCGAGTAGGTCGATGACGCGAGCGGACGATGGATACATTATGAACCGCGAGGAAATCAGTTGGTTAAGCTGAGTTGCATCTATGCGGAGACTATTCTCTGAAATCTGCCGTATCAGGCCGGGTGCGTTCAAGATTCCGGATGGTACGTCTTCGCGCATTGCAACGACACAGGCCGTAGGTTCCTGTTTAAAGGCTTTGACGACATCTGTGGTCGGGGCATTCATGGGCAATGCAATGCAGGGAGAGCTAGATAGCTCTGCTAGTGTGGTATAGAAAGAGTAGTTGGTCATTGTTTTGGGTTAACGTTGTTTCGTCTTGAAAAACCGGAAATCTTCACCATGAACAGTTTGTTAAATAGGCGGTTGCCAATTTTTCCTTTTGAAATGAATGTGCGGAGGTGGCTGGCATAGATATGGCAAGAACCTGGCATGCAAATGTTAAGCCGTTTTTGCTTGTGACTGATTGTTGGTCATTGTCTGTAATGGTTTTGATGGGGGGGCTTGGTGAAATCTAGTATTACAGTCTGCTTTGAGCTGCCTGAGGCTTTGTACAAGGCGTTGAATGCGCTTGCAGTTGAAAAAGGAATTGTTCCTGAGGGGGTGTATGTAGAGGCGTTGCAAGCATACTTTAGGGAGAATGTTGCTCGAAAGTCTACTGAGCGAAGACGCCATCAGCGCGTGCAGGTCGGGGCCAAAGCTGTTGCCAAGGTGGTGGGAAAGGAGGCCGGTTCCCTTGTGGTAACCGGGCGCATTCTCGATGTTTCCCTAGGGGGACTTAGGCTGGAATGTTCAGAGCTTGAGTCTTTGCTTGGCGAGGGGGACATGCTTGAAGTGGTTTTCAGCATTCCCGGCATTGATATGCCAGTTTACTTTACCTGTAAGGTGTGCAGCGTGCTTCGTGGTGATCTTCCCGAATTGGGGTGCTCGTTTGTCGGGGCTGCCGGGGGGAGCCTGAATCTGCTGAAAGGGTATATTGGCTAGTGTGTTGCTGTGGTTGGCGCGTAACGACCTTGCTCTCTTTTCTATCTAATTGATGACGGCCTAGCAGGGCAGGGGGCTTCAACGTGCCGCCACGATAAGAAACCCCTCGCCGTTCGGCGAGGGGTTGTCAGCCGTCCGAAGTCGCCCTTAAGGCGGCTTTTGTTTTAACTCTTCAAGCTGAATCCATGTTTTTGCAGCAGTTCGTATAGTCTGGCACGAGAAAGGCCGGATGTTTCGCAGGCAAGCGTAATGTCCTGTTTGCAGCGTTGGAGTAGTTCGTACAGATATTCAGCTTCCATCTGTTCAATAATGGTCTTGCGGACTTGCTTCATCGACGGGAACTCATCCCCTCTCAGGACGCATTCGGGTATAGCGATGTCTGTGTTAAGTGCACTTGCAACATTTCCTTGTTCCTTGACAAGTTTCATTGCGTAATGCGCACGGATTTCACGAGGAAGGTGGTGGGGGTGGAGTGTGTTGGAGTCAAATGAGTTGGTTATGGCATGGTTGATGGCGTTTATCAGGTCTCGTACGTTACCTGGCCAGGTGTAGTGTTCCAGCTGTTGAACAAATTCACGTGCGAATCGTTTTGGGGCTATGCTCTGTTCTGCACTTAGCACTTCGTTAAAGTGGCGAGCTAAAGGTTCTATATCCTCAGGGCGTTGTCTGAGGGGAGGGAGCTCGATGGTATTTGTCCGTAACCGATAGTATAGATCTCTTCTAAAACGTCCCTCTTCAACCATTCTGCGTAGGTCGCAGTTTGTTGCGGCAATGAGGCGGAAGTTGCTCTTGATTTCACGCACAGATTTGAGCGGTCTGAAAGAGTGCTCCTGAAGGACTCGTAAAAATGATTTCTGGATTGAAAGATCCAGGTCGCCAACTTCATCCAGAAATATGGTGCCACCATCTGCTTGTTTGAAAAGGCCTTCACTGGCGTCTTTGGCGTCTGTGAAAGCTCCTTTCTCATGGCCGAAGAGAATGCTCTCCGTCAGGGTTGTTGGCAGGTTGGTGCAATCTACAACAATGAAAGGCTTATCTGCTCTTGTGCTGTTGTCGTGAATGGCTTTTGCGAAGAGTTCCTTGCCTGTTCCGGTTTCACCGGAAAGAAGCACGTTGCCTTGTGAGCGTGCGACTACACATAGTCGGTTAAGTGCTTGTTCCATCTTCGGGCTGGATCCAATGATTGGGCCGCGATCAATTGCTGACTGCTGCAGGAGCGTACGCTTAGCATCCCTGTGTTTCAGGCAGCGTGTTACTACTTGTTCCAGTGTGGCAAAATTGATGGGTTTGACAAGATAGTCCCATGCTCCGGAATGAATGGCGGTGGAAGCGCTGTCGCTGTCGCCGTTGGCGGTAATGACAACAACATCTGGCGTGCCCGGTGATTTTGTTATTTTGTCAAGATGGGCAAGCGCATTGCCTTCGGGCAGGTGGACATCCATAAAAACAATATCTGTCTGTTGGGCTTGCAGCTTCCTGAGTCCGTCTTTGAGAGAGTGGGTTGGCGTGCAAGGATATCCCATGCGGTTCAACATGGAGCCGAAAGCAAGGCAAAATTCTTTGCGATCATCAATAAGTATAATCTTGGTCATGGCTAAATCGAGATGAATGGACAGATTGATTCCTCAAGCCTTTTCTAGAGAAGAAAAGGTCCCCCCCTTAATAAAAACTTCCATGCTGCAATGTTCCCCAGCATTGCATTCAGCTCTCTCGTTGTAAGCCCGTTGGTCTGGTGAGAATCTTGGCTAGTCCCCATCACCCGATATCTGGTTGCAACGTTAGAGCTGTGGAAGTTCGGAATTAATGAATTCCACATCGATGTATGTCAAATATGAATGGAAATGTGAAGGTGTATTTTGTGAATTATAATATATATTTTTTTTTGTAAGGAAGGCAGTTGATAGGATCTGTAATTTGTCTGGAAAAACCAGATTCTCTTGAGGAGCGATGTAGTGGTGTGCTTGAATAGAATTTTTTGCGTAGCATTGCCCTTGTTGTGCTGTGTCGTGGATGTCATGTGGTAATGAATAAATGAATGGGTGATTCTAGTCTTTGTTTTCCGGATAATAAAGTGAGTGGCGGCGGTTATGTCTTTGAAAGTTCAAATATTGTGGATGGATGGAGTTGTGCTTGGAGGTTGGCATGACTTTTTCATATGGCGTTTGGTTAAGCGAATAAAGCTCAAGTGTTTTCGTGGGCGAAGCTAAACGGAGTTGTTGTATAAACAATGAATTGGCTTTGAAGCTGAAGCAAATCGCTGCTGAGCTGGGTATGAGCCCGCAGATAGTTCCGCGGGGGGCAGTATGTCTTCCATAG is drawn from Desulfovibrio mangrovi and contains these coding sequences:
- a CDS encoding sigma-54-dependent transcriptional regulator; translated protein: MTKIILIDDRKEFCLAFGSMLNRMGYPCTPTHSLKDGLRKLQAQQTDIVFMDVHLPEGNALAHLDKITKSPGTPDVVVITANGDSDSASTAIHSGAWDYLVKPINFATLEQVVTRCLKHRDAKRTLLQQSAIDRGPIIGSSPKMEQALNRLCVVARSQGNVLLSGETGTGKELFAKAIHDNSTRADKPFIVVDCTNLPTTLTESILFGHEKGAFTDAKDASEGLFKQADGGTIFLDEVGDLDLSIQKSFLRVLQEHSFRPLKSVREIKSNFRLIAATNCDLRRMVEEGRFRRDLYYRLRTNTIELPPLRQRPEDIEPLARHFNEVLSAEQSIAPKRFAREFVQQLEHYTWPGNVRDLINAINHAITNSFDSNTLHPHHLPREIRAHYAMKLVKEQGNVASALNTDIAIPECVLRGDEFPSMKQVRKTIIEQMEAEYLYELLQRCKQDITLACETSGLSRARLYELLQKHGFSLKS
- a CDS encoding diguanylate cyclase domain-containing protein, producing MQQPIPASASCLNALEALSHDNIHFLTVNEEGRALGVVTRTAISNSIQQQKNLWDMTVRSVTETDLPLFRSSDHAHTALTKFDSSKLAFYALDSGALTVISKQQLENALGLHIKQQLPLSHTPPEAANDESSTLPASCNFLDQPLKIGILGFTTSLTIHSFNQAALDILNTTEFDIENATINVVAERLPTLAGIENQLHTLSKTQNPEIRLYGPNNEIHSHLKLSISGVWDGDELRGYILTIQDTTEMTLAETRLRKLAYFDALTGLPNRLLFTEKLSGEINRCSRTKESFALLFADLDHFKTINDNYGHHVGDEVLRHFSSIVSTHLRACDTVGRLAGDEFTIILNGVKTDHDVSTVIEKIKNSLYNPLRIHGISINLEFSIGYAFFPQDGTNTESLIASADKNMYLEKRQKR
- a CDS encoding PilZ domain-containing protein; translated protein: MKSSITVCFELPEALYKALNALAVEKGIVPEGVYVEALQAYFRENVARKSTERRRHQRVQVGAKAVAKVVGKEAGSLVVTGRILDVSLGGLRLECSELESLLGEGDMLEVVFSIPGIDMPVYFTCKVCSVLRGDLPELGCSFVGAAGGSLNLLKGYIG